The following proteins are co-located in the Selenomonadales bacterium genome:
- a CDS encoding ABC transporter permease subunit, producing MWLMAVFTFKEALRKRVVLVAALLTLAFLTLYGIGLHFMVGTNARIADPAAADVFELIEPLVLFSMGIYLASFLVAGLAILAAVGSIAGEIENGTLYPLAARPLTRRDLLLGKYFGLAAMLVTYAALFFLALVGLVYWQTGLLLPGRWVALALFALKPLVLLSVTMLGTTRLPTLSNGVLAFGLYALSVMGGMIEQIGAMLGSTAAIYIGVITSLILPADAVYRRVVATVVNHLLLQGTSPDMVFFNPAHVFGPFGSHSTPSDWMLVYTAGYIVVMLTLAIRIFNRRDV from the coding sequence ATGTGGTTGATGGCCGTCTTTACATTTAAGGAAGCTTTGCGCAAGCGAGTCGTTCTTGTTGCTGCGCTTCTCACCCTAGCCTTTCTCACCCTGTATGGTATCGGCCTACACTTTATGGTGGGGACAAATGCTAGGATTGCCGACCCGGCCGCCGCCGATGTCTTTGAGCTTATAGAACCACTTGTCCTCTTCAGTATGGGGATTTACCTCGCCAGCTTCTTGGTCGCGGGTTTGGCAATCCTTGCCGCGGTAGGCAGTATTGCCGGGGAAATAGAGAACGGCACGCTTTATCCGCTGGCGGCGCGTCCCCTTACCCGCCGTGACCTGCTGCTGGGGAAATACTTCGGCTTGGCAGCTATGCTGGTCACTTATGCGGCTTTATTCTTTCTTGCGCTTGTCGGCCTAGTGTACTGGCAGACAGGTCTGCTCCTGCCGGGTCGTTGGGTGGCGCTCGCCCTATTTGCCTTAAAGCCGTTAGTGCTTTTATCCGTGACTATGCTTGGGACTACAAGGCTCCCTACCTTGAGCAATGGCGTCTTGGCGTTTGGCCTGTACGCGCTGTCCGTGATGGGGGGCATGATCGAACAAATTGGGGCCATGCTAGGTAGCACCGCCGCCATCTATATCGGCGTCATTACGAGCCTCATACTGCCTGCGGACGCAGTGTACCGGCGGGTGGTGGCAACGGTAGTAAATCACCTGTTATTGCAGGGGACCTCCCCTGACATGGTCTTCTTTAACCCAGCCCATGTCTTTGGCCCGTTTGGCAGTCACTCGACCCCGAGCGACTGGATGCTGGTCTACACAGCAGGATACATTGTTGTTATGCTCACGCTGGCGATACGCATCTTTAATCGCCGCGATGTGTGA
- a CDS encoding ABC transporter ATP-binding protein — translation MAIIKVTHLTKVYGQQVACRDICLSVEEGQIFGFLGPNGAGKSTLVKMLVGLVYPTAGEAVVAGYAPEDVRSRRQIGFLPENFRLHGWLKGRELVNFHAHLAGLDHRAAKRSASAALELVGLAKEGEKLIANYSKGMQQRLGLAAALVGDPRVVFLDEPTSALDPLGRREVREILLSLKAAGKTVFLNSHLLSEVEQVCDRVSIINHGIVVADGKPHELQAASTAVAIKLRDLPVVLAVELQTKYPDLQIEGDLLTLRTSSPEEVADVVAKLAAHGCRIYEVTPHHNSLEDVFVRLVQEGEKTCG, via the coding sequence GTGGCGATTATTAAAGTTACGCATCTTACCAAGGTCTACGGCCAACAAGTAGCTTGCCGAGACATCTGCCTCTCCGTGGAGGAGGGGCAGATTTTCGGGTTCCTTGGCCCCAACGGCGCCGGCAAAAGCACCCTGGTTAAAATGCTGGTCGGCCTCGTCTACCCTACCGCCGGGGAGGCCGTGGTTGCGGGATACGCGCCGGAGGATGTGCGGAGTCGACGGCAAATAGGCTTCCTGCCGGAGAACTTTCGCTTGCACGGTTGGCTAAAGGGGCGAGAACTCGTCAACTTCCACGCGCACCTCGCAGGCTTAGACCACAGGGCCGCTAAGCGCAGCGCATCAGCGGCCCTAGAGCTGGTCGGTCTGGCCAAAGAGGGTGAAAAGCTCATTGCAAATTACAGCAAGGGAATGCAGCAACGGCTGGGGCTGGCCGCGGCGTTAGTAGGGGACCCGCGCGTGGTGTTTTTAGATGAGCCCACCTCAGCGCTCGATCCGCTTGGACGACGCGAAGTGCGAGAGATTCTCCTCTCGCTTAAAGCGGCCGGCAAAACTGTGTTTTTGAACAGTCATCTCCTAAGCGAGGTAGAGCAGGTCTGTGACCGTGTGTCGATCATCAATCACGGTATTGTGGTCGCCGACGGCAAGCCGCATGAACTGCAAGCCGCATCAACCGCCGTCGCCATAAAACTGCGCGACCTGCCTGTAGTGCTCGCTGTGGAATTGCAGACAAAGTACCCCGACCTGCAAATAGAGGGGGACTTACTCACGTTGCGCACCTCAAGTCCCGAGGAAGTCGCCGATGTCGTGGCCAAACTCGCGGCACATGGCTGCCGCATCTACGAAGTGACGCCACACCACAATTCCCTTGAGGACGTTTTTGTCCGTTTAGTGCAGGAGGGCGAAAAGACATGTGGTTGA